Part of the Juglans regia cultivar Chandler chromosome 14, Walnut 2.0, whole genome shotgun sequence genome, ctctctctctctctctctctctatatatatatatatgtatattatatacatcCCGTTTGGTAACTAATTTCATTTCCCTTATAATTCATATAACAAACCAAAGATATATACAGCAGTAGTACTACAAATTTATAAACAGAGAATATGTATCCTCGATCGATcgtatgaaaagaaaatacagtTCGAACAAGGGATTTAATTAAACGTGCACTAAGCTGcttaattaatgtttatttcTTGTGctgtaaaatttaaatgagtttgtCATCATGCTCACTTCAATCTTTATGGTACATGTGTTCCTATATATATCATGTCATGTCTGATATATATCCCCGAATAGAGGAGTATATATACTACGTACTAAGTTGAAATGTACAtcaggaatatatatatatatatatatatattatcttggctggatttataatatttttgttgaccttatacatatatacataccgCGTGTGTGATCAATATACATGAGAAACATTTGaactttatttaataaaaaagaaaaagaaaaattgttggTATACTGTGCGTGCATGTGTGAGTGcgtcagagagagagacagagaacaGTGTGTGCCAGTCTTGTATATGTAGACTCCGTAGACAACCATAAGAAGATGGGAAGGAATAATTCATCTGCAAGAAACATTCTATTTAGCGTTTACTAGTTGACCAAAACTACATGACCGGGTGTGAAGTGTGAACCAcaccacaaaagaaaaaaaaaaaaaaacccttcgtTACCGACTGTTTGTTATACGGACAACATGCACCAAAGCTAGCTATTAGCAATTAGAAGAGgatcaaggaaaagaaaagcttCGAAATAAtggaagaagatcaaagaggaTCAGCTCCAAATTACGAGCTGCAAGTTTCTTTCTCAACTACTCCACAAGCGATCCCAGAAATGGGGTTTGTACAGTTTGAAGATAACCAGGTCCTAAGTTTCTTGGCTCCCTCGCAGTCTTCCCAAATTTCTCAGCCGCTCAGCGGCGGCGGAACCACAACCACCGCCACCACTAGTACTGGCGTCACATCCAACACAAACCCCACCAACATGGGGTTCAGCCATAACGACCTTGTTACTAGATCTTCTTGGAATAATGATCAGGTGGTTAGCGCACTGTTTTGAGAAAAAACATGACTGAATTAATCTAGATTTTTGCCAAATTTATATACTATTGTGCCCcttgacattattttttaatgagggATTAGTTTATTGTATGCTTCTTTCAATACTTTAGTATATATCTATTGATGGAGTTGCTGCTCGATCGTTttgtatttcaattttcttgttGAAAATTTAGGTCGGAACAATGGATCCCAAGGCCGTCAACGATGAAAACTGTACCGGTAATGCTAGCGATGGCAACAATTCATGGTATCCTTCTCCTAACTTGATCGTTTTCTTAATTTCTCTTCTCATgggtattctctctctctctctctctctctcccccctaaTGCCCAAATAACAAACATGCACGTATAAGACAATTACCTCAAAAGAAATTATAGTAGTTTACATTCTTCCACAGAATCTAAGGAGATCTACGCATATATATGGTAGAGATATTGCTTCTGTTTCCTTACAGCAAGCGTGCTTTTTGCACACCATGTCATTGCAttaatctctctttctctctccctctgtctctctgtctctctctctctctctcactcgtgGGTGCGAGAGCACAAGTAGTACTTCATGGCATAAAAGTCTTGATACACATTGATACCCGAATCCCCAACTCCATCAgtggatttctttttcttccaattaTTAACCCCGTTctcctcatttctttctttgcttGTCTTTAAAACGAAAAGAAAGAAGTAAATggatctaattaattaggaatTTGGCAGGTGGAG contains:
- the LOC109016788 gene encoding probable WRKY transcription factor 12 isoform X1 — its product is MEEDQRGSAPNYELQVSFSTTPQAIPEMGFVQFEDNQVLSFLAPSQSSQISQPLSGGGTTTTATTSTGVTSNTNPTNMGFSHNDLVTRSSWNNDQVGTMDPKAVNDENCTGNASDGNNSWWRSSNSDKSKVKVRRKLREPRFCFQTRSDVDVLDDGYKWRKYGQKVVKNSLHPRSYYRCTHNNCRVKKRVERLSEDCRMVITTYEGRHNHSPCDDSNSSEHECFTSF
- the LOC109016788 gene encoding probable WRKY transcription factor 12 isoform X2, whose protein sequence is MEEDQRGSAPNYELQVSFSTTPQAIPEMGFVQFEDNQVLSFLAPSQSSQISQPLSGGGTTTTATTSTGVTSNTNPTNMGFSHNDLVTRSSWNNDQVGTMDPKAVNDENCTGNASDGNNSWWRSSNSDKSKVKVRRKLREPRFCFQTRSDVDVLDDGYKWRKYGQKVVKNSLHPSYYRCTHNNCRVKKRVERLSEDCRMVITTYEGRHNHSPCDDSNSSEHECFTSF